A genome region from Streptomyces xanthophaeus includes the following:
- the mgtA gene encoding magnesium-translocating P-type ATPase, which translates to MTMLTPRTPTTLAPPGRSRRERKAAELQARTRLAGERLAGISARPGVQVLQEVDTSLAGLTHAEAALRLERQGSNTVAHERPPRWYLQLAKAFRNPFIAVLVFLAAVMYWQDPADPGVVILSVMVGISGLLRFWQEFRSGRAAEALKQLVTTTCAVQRRAGSGSAPTTFEVPMDQVVPGDVVKLAAGDLIPADLRIAAAKDLNVSQAALSGESLPVAKADTRTQDLGQQETTDPVEADNLVLMGTSVTSGTATGVVVATGSDTYFGSMAGSLVGELPQTSFDTGVRKVSFLLIRFMLVMVPVVFMINGFTKGDWDEAFLFGIAVAVGLTPEMLPMVVSANLARGAVAMSRHKVVVKRLGAIQNLGAMDVLCTDKTGTLTEDRIVLDRYLNVHGDEDGEVLEYGYLNAHFQTGLKNLMDRAVIDRVGEAEEVVVDARFSLVDEIPFDFARRRMSVVLGRNCVVGDFGRREHIMITKGAVEEVLALCTHMRDRGERVELTEQLRWHVTRIAEDDNRQGLRVLAVATRTMDTPRETYAVADEEGLTLIGFLAFLDPPKADAARALTGLADKGIAVKVVTGDNELVVARVCADVGIDVGQVVLGPGTDALDDSELRALAARTTVFAKTDPVQKARIVRALQAGGHTVGFLGDGINDAAALRDADVGISVDTAVDIARESADIILLEKDLTVLEQGVVQGRTTFGNTMKYIKMTASSNFGNVFSVLVASAFIPFQPMLAIMLLVQNLVYDIAQLATPWDRMDEEYLRKPRNWDAKGIGRFMVIIGPLSSVFDISMFLIMWHVFAANSEASQSLFQSGWFIEGLLSQTLIVHMIRTRKIPFIQSRASWPVMVMTVLAVLTGLWLPFSPLAPSLGFVALPASYFPWLTGVLLAYCTLTQLVKTWYIRRFNTWL; encoded by the coding sequence ATGACCATGCTCACTCCCCGTACCCCCACCACGCTCGCACCGCCGGGCCGGTCCCGCCGCGAGCGCAAGGCCGCCGAGCTCCAGGCCCGTACCCGGCTCGCCGGCGAGCGTCTCGCCGGGATCAGCGCCCGCCCGGGCGTCCAGGTCCTGCAGGAGGTGGACACCTCCCTGGCCGGTCTCACCCACGCCGAGGCCGCGCTGCGCCTGGAGCGGCAGGGCTCCAACACCGTCGCCCACGAGCGCCCGCCCCGCTGGTACCTCCAGCTGGCGAAGGCCTTCCGGAACCCCTTCATCGCCGTCCTGGTCTTCCTGGCGGCGGTCATGTACTGGCAGGACCCGGCGGACCCGGGCGTCGTCATCCTCTCCGTGATGGTGGGGATCAGCGGTCTGCTGCGCTTCTGGCAGGAGTTCCGCTCGGGCCGCGCCGCCGAAGCGCTGAAGCAGCTCGTCACCACCACGTGCGCGGTGCAGCGCCGGGCCGGCAGCGGCTCCGCGCCCACCACGTTCGAGGTGCCCATGGACCAGGTGGTCCCGGGCGACGTGGTCAAGCTGGCGGCCGGCGACCTGATCCCGGCCGACCTGCGGATCGCCGCGGCCAAGGACCTCAACGTGAGCCAGGCCGCGCTGTCCGGCGAGTCCCTGCCGGTGGCCAAGGCCGACACCCGTACGCAGGACCTCGGCCAGCAGGAGACCACCGACCCGGTGGAGGCCGACAACCTGGTCCTGATGGGCACCTCGGTGACCTCCGGCACCGCCACCGGGGTCGTGGTGGCCACCGGCTCCGACACCTACTTCGGCTCGATGGCCGGCTCGCTCGTCGGCGAGCTCCCGCAGACCAGCTTCGACACCGGGGTGCGCAAGGTCAGCTTCCTGCTGATCCGCTTCATGCTGGTGATGGTCCCCGTCGTCTTCATGATCAACGGTTTCACCAAGGGCGACTGGGACGAGGCCTTCCTCTTCGGCATCGCCGTCGCCGTCGGGCTGACCCCCGAAATGCTGCCGATGGTCGTCTCCGCCAACCTGGCGCGCGGCGCGGTCGCCATGTCCCGGCACAAGGTGGTCGTCAAGCGGCTGGGCGCGATCCAGAACCTGGGCGCGATGGACGTGCTCTGCACGGACAAGACCGGCACCCTCACCGAGGACCGGATCGTCCTGGACCGCTACCTGAACGTGCACGGCGACGAGGACGGCGAGGTCCTGGAGTACGGCTACCTCAACGCGCACTTCCAGACCGGCCTGAAGAACCTGATGGACCGGGCGGTCATCGACCGCGTGGGCGAGGCCGAGGAGGTTGTCGTCGACGCACGGTTCTCGCTGGTCGACGAGATCCCCTTCGACTTCGCCCGGCGCCGGATGTCCGTGGTCCTCGGCCGCAACTGCGTGGTCGGCGACTTCGGACGGCGCGAGCACATCATGATCACCAAGGGTGCCGTGGAGGAGGTCCTGGCCCTGTGCACCCACATGAGGGACCGCGGTGAGCGGGTCGAGCTGACCGAGCAGCTGCGGTGGCACGTCACCCGGATCGCCGAGGACGACAACCGGCAGGGCCTGCGGGTCCTCGCCGTCGCCACCCGCACGATGGACACCCCGCGCGAGACCTACGCGGTCGCCGACGAGGAGGGGCTGACGCTGATCGGCTTCCTCGCCTTCCTCGACCCGCCGAAGGCCGACGCCGCCCGGGCCCTGACGGGCCTGGCCGACAAGGGCATCGCGGTCAAGGTCGTCACCGGCGACAACGAGCTCGTCGTCGCCCGGGTCTGCGCCGACGTCGGCATCGACGTCGGGCAGGTGGTGCTCGGCCCCGGGACCGACGCCCTCGACGACAGCGAACTGCGCGCGCTGGCCGCCCGTACGACGGTCTTCGCCAAGACCGACCCGGTCCAGAAGGCCCGGATCGTCCGCGCCCTGCAGGCCGGCGGGCACACCGTCGGATTCCTCGGCGACGGCATCAACGACGCCGCCGCGCTGCGCGACGCCGACGTCGGCATCTCGGTGGACACCGCCGTGGACATCGCCAGGGAGTCGGCGGACATCATCCTGCTGGAGAAGGACCTGACCGTCCTGGAGCAGGGCGTCGTCCAGGGCCGGACCACCTTCGGCAACACGATGAAGTACATCAAGATGACCGCGTCGTCGAACTTCGGCAACGTGTTCTCGGTCCTGGTGGCGAGCGCCTTCATCCCCTTCCAGCCGATGCTCGCGATCATGCTGCTGGTCCAGAACCTGGTCTACGACATCGCGCAGCTGGCGACCCCGTGGGACCGGATGGACGAGGAGTACCTCCGCAAGCCCCGCAACTGGGACGCCAAGGGCATCGGCCGCTTCATGGTCATCATCGGGCCGCTCAGCTCCGTCTTCGACATCTCGATGTTCCTGATCATGTGGCACGTCTTCGCGGCGAACAGCGAGGCGAGCCAGTCCCTCTTCCAGTCCGGCTGGTTCATCGAGGGCCTGCTCTCGCAGACCCTGATCGTCCACATGATCCGCACCCGGAAGATCCCCTTCATCCAGTCCCGCGCCTCCTGGCCCGTGATGGTGATGACGGTCCTCGCGGTACTGACCGGGCTCTGGCTGCCCTTCTCGCCGCTGGCTCCTTCGCTGGGCTTCGTGGCCCTGCCGGCGAGCTACTTCCCGTGGCTGACCGGCGTACTGCTCGCGTACTGCACGCTCACCCAGCTCGTGAAGACCTGGTACATCCGCCGGTTCAACACCTGGCTGTAG
- a CDS encoding carbohydrate ABC transporter permease, protein MTAQSTVIKAPGEKAAERTGGAGRPGRREGRRSEGMALNVFSHGFLVVWAIMIVLPLLWLALGAFKTDAQIGGSALSWPSNWHLDAFGRAWTKGIGGYFANTLIVLVFSVPLTMLFGSMAAYVLARYPFTGNRLIYYFFVSGAMFPVFLALVPLFFMVKRFDMLNTYQGLILVYVAYSMPFTVFFMHSFFRTLPTAIHEAAVIDGASDTRIFFQVMLPMAKPGLISVGIFNILGQWNQYILPAVLMQPQTSADPERYMLTQGLIQLQYQMGYETDLPVLFAGATIAMVPMLVVYLSFQRQIQSGLTSATLK, encoded by the coding sequence ATGACTGCACAGTCCACAGTGATCAAGGCGCCCGGCGAGAAGGCCGCGGAGCGGACCGGCGGCGCCGGACGGCCGGGGAGGCGGGAGGGGCGACGCTCCGAGGGCATGGCCCTCAACGTCTTCTCGCACGGCTTCCTGGTCGTCTGGGCGATCATGATCGTGCTGCCCCTGCTCTGGCTGGCGCTCGGTGCCTTCAAGACCGACGCGCAGATCGGCGGCTCGGCCCTGAGCTGGCCCTCCAACTGGCACCTCGACGCCTTCGGGCGGGCCTGGACGAAGGGCATCGGAGGCTACTTCGCCAACACCCTCATCGTGCTGGTGTTCTCGGTCCCGCTGACCATGCTGTTCGGCTCCATGGCCGCGTACGTGCTGGCCCGCTACCCCTTCACGGGCAACCGGCTCATCTACTACTTCTTCGTCAGCGGGGCGATGTTCCCCGTGTTCCTGGCGCTCGTACCGCTCTTCTTCATGGTCAAGCGCTTCGACATGCTGAACACCTACCAGGGCCTGATCCTGGTGTACGTCGCCTACTCGATGCCGTTCACGGTCTTCTTCATGCACTCCTTCTTCCGGACGCTGCCGACGGCGATCCACGAGGCGGCGGTCATCGACGGGGCCTCCGACACCCGGATCTTCTTCCAGGTGATGCTGCCGATGGCCAAGCCCGGCCTGATCAGCGTCGGGATCTTCAACATCCTGGGGCAGTGGAACCAGTACATCCTGCCCGCCGTGCTGATGCAGCCGCAGACGAGCGCCGACCCGGAGCGGTACATGCTCACCCAGGGGCTCATCCAGCTCCAGTACCAGATGGGCTACGAGACGGACCTGCCGGTGCTGTTCGCCGGCGCCACCATCGCCATGGTCCCGATGCTGGTGGTCTACCTCTCCTTCCAGCGCCAGATCCAGTCGGGTCTCACCTCGGCGACGCTGAAGTAG
- a CDS encoding carbohydrate ABC transporter permease, producing the protein MSQVAQRKGRAGFITGFLFAPLALYLTFVIWPYVQTFGYSFTNWSGQSPTFDFVGVDNYATLLSDEVFRGALWHNLLLLVFVPLVTILLALFFAFMVNAGGRGGAGGVQGVGGSRFYKVVYFFPQVLSLAILSVLFGAIYRSDEGGLLNGFLTKAGVIDAAHPVEWLNEPDLVLWCLLLVVVWHGVGFYLVLFSAAMQSVPKDIYEAALLDGAGRAQTFFKVTLPLLWDSVQTSAVYLGIAAMDMFVLVSTMTSGQFGGGPDHHSEVMSTVLMRNFLYFGKSGYACAMGVVMLALTMILSVITLRATRRERIEF; encoded by the coding sequence ATGAGCCAAGTAGCCCAGAGGAAGGGGCGGGCCGGTTTCATCACCGGCTTCCTCTTCGCACCCCTCGCGCTGTACCTGACCTTCGTCATCTGGCCCTACGTACAGACGTTCGGCTACTCCTTCACCAACTGGAGCGGCCAGTCCCCGACGTTCGACTTCGTCGGCGTGGACAACTACGCGACGTTGCTGTCGGACGAGGTCTTCCGCGGCGCCCTCTGGCACAACCTGCTGCTCCTGGTGTTCGTCCCGCTCGTCACCATCCTGCTCGCCCTCTTCTTCGCCTTCATGGTGAACGCGGGCGGGCGCGGCGGGGCCGGCGGAGTGCAGGGAGTCGGCGGATCGCGCTTCTACAAGGTCGTCTACTTCTTCCCCCAGGTCCTCTCCCTCGCCATCCTCTCCGTGCTCTTCGGCGCGATCTACCGCAGCGACGAGGGCGGCCTGCTCAACGGCTTCCTGACCAAGGCCGGCGTGATCGACGCGGCCCACCCGGTCGAATGGCTCAACGAGCCGGACCTCGTCCTGTGGTGCCTGCTCCTCGTCGTCGTCTGGCACGGCGTCGGCTTCTACCTCGTCCTGTTCTCCGCCGCCATGCAGTCCGTCCCCAAGGACATCTACGAGGCCGCGCTGCTCGACGGCGCCGGGCGCGCCCAGACCTTCTTCAAGGTCACGCTGCCCCTGCTGTGGGACTCGGTGCAGACCTCGGCGGTCTACCTGGGCATCGCCGCCATGGACATGTTCGTGCTGGTGTCGACCATGACCTCGGGCCAGTTCGGTGGCGGACCCGACCACCACAGCGAGGTCATGTCGACGGTGCTGATGCGCAACTTCCTCTACTTCGGCAAGAGCGGGTACGCCTGCGCCATGGGCGTGGTCATGCTCGCCCTGACCATGATCCTCTCCGTCATCACGCTGCGCGCCACCCGCCGCGAGCGCATCGAGTTCTGA
- the ngcE gene encoding N-acetylglucosamine/diacetylchitobiose ABC transporter substrate-binding protein produces the protein MGSTGEGLGRRDLIKRSAALGLITVPTMSFLSACASGGEENSTKGPAKAPVTKENPFGVAKGGKLDVVVFKGGFGDDYAKAWEAAFDKKWGTTSSHLGTQEITAKLQPRFNAGNPPDVVDDSGAQQIKLDVLAKGDQLADLTAVLDSPSLDDPTKKVRDTLVEGAYEQGLQGGKYVVLKYVYAVFGFWYSGKLFKEKGWAPPKTWDEFLAVCAKAKEAGIGGLAHQGKFPYYINVVIMDLIAKKGGLEAMKAIDNLEPNAFEGNPAALAAVEAVYEVVEKGLLMPGTNGLTHTESQTAWNQYKAAFIPSGSWLENEQLKQTPEDFDMKFLPMPLLADSKLPFEAIRAGVDEPFIVPEKAANKAAGFEFLRSMLSREWSTIFAQQANSLTVVKDGVDPSVKLRPGTQSAVEALKAAGSNTFSYRYPDWYSEMDTEIQNASNELMAQRIQPKEWIKRAQAAVDKAAKDPNAKNNKRA, from the coding sequence ATGGGATCCACTGGTGAGGGCCTCGGACGCCGCGACCTGATCAAGCGCTCCGCAGCACTCGGACTGATCACGGTGCCGACGATGAGCTTCCTGTCCGCCTGCGCCTCCGGCGGTGAGGAGAACTCCACGAAGGGCCCGGCCAAGGCCCCGGTGACCAAGGAGAACCCCTTCGGCGTCGCGAAGGGCGGCAAGCTGGACGTGGTCGTCTTCAAGGGCGGGTTCGGCGACGACTACGCGAAGGCCTGGGAGGCCGCCTTCGACAAGAAGTGGGGCACCACCAGCTCCCACCTGGGCACCCAGGAGATCACCGCCAAGCTGCAGCCCCGCTTCAACGCCGGGAACCCGCCGGACGTCGTCGACGACTCCGGCGCCCAGCAGATCAAGCTGGACGTGCTCGCCAAGGGCGACCAGCTCGCCGACCTCACCGCCGTACTCGACTCGCCCTCGCTCGACGACCCGACCAAGAAGGTGCGCGACACCCTGGTCGAAGGCGCCTACGAACAGGGCCTGCAGGGCGGCAAGTACGTCGTGCTCAAGTACGTCTACGCCGTGTTCGGCTTCTGGTACTCCGGCAAGCTCTTCAAGGAGAAGGGCTGGGCGCCGCCGAAGACCTGGGACGAATTCCTGGCCGTCTGCGCCAAGGCCAAGGAAGCCGGCATCGGCGGCCTCGCCCACCAGGGCAAGTTCCCGTACTACATCAATGTCGTCATCATGGACCTGATCGCCAAGAAGGGCGGTCTGGAGGCCATGAAGGCGATCGACAACCTGGAGCCGAACGCCTTCGAGGGCAACCCGGCCGCCCTCGCCGCGGTCGAGGCGGTCTACGAGGTGGTGGAGAAGGGCCTGCTGATGCCGGGCACCAACGGCCTCACCCACACGGAGTCCCAGACCGCCTGGAACCAGTACAAGGCCGCCTTCATCCCCTCCGGCTCCTGGCTGGAGAACGAGCAGCTGAAGCAGACCCCGGAGGACTTCGACATGAAGTTCCTGCCGATGCCCCTGCTCGCCGACAGCAAACTGCCCTTCGAGGCCATCCGGGCCGGCGTCGACGAGCCCTTCATCGTCCCGGAGAAGGCAGCCAACAAGGCCGCGGGCTTCGAGTTCCTCCGCTCGATGCTGTCCCGCGAATGGTCGACGATCTTCGCCCAGCAGGCGAACTCGCTCACGGTCGTCAAGGACGGCGTGGACCCGAGCGTCAAGCTGCGACCGGGCACCCAGTCGGCGGTCGAGGCACTCAAGGCCGCGGGCAGCAACACGTTCAGCTACCGCTACCCCGACTGGTACAGCGAAATGGACACCGAGATCCAGAACGCGTCCAATGAGCTCATGGCGCAGCGGATTCAGCCGAAGGAGTGGATCAAGCGGGCCCAGGCTGCGGTAGACAAGGCGGCCAAGGACCCGAACGCCAAGAACAACAAGCGCGCCTGA
- the acnA gene encoding aconitate hydratase AcnA — protein sequence MSANSFDARSTLQVGDESYEIFKLDKVEGSARLPYSLKVLLENLLRTEDGANITADHIRSLGNWDSQAQPSEEIQFTPARVIMQDFTGVPCVVDLATMREAVKALGGDPAKINPLSPAEMVIDHSVIADKFGTKDAFAQNVELEYGRNKERYQFLRWGQTAFDDFKVVPPGTGIVHQVNIEHLARTVMVRNGQAYPDTLVGTDSHTTMVNGLGVLGWGVGGIEAEAAMLGQPVSMLIPRVVGFKLTGELPTGTTATDLVLTITEMLRKHGVVGKFVEFYGEGVAATSLANRATIGNMSPEFGSTAAIFPIDDETLKYLRLTGRDAQQVALVEAYAKEQGLWLDPAAEPDFSEKLELDLSTVVPSIAGPKRPQDRIVLANAAQQFAQDVRNYVEDDDEAGKESFPASDAPAATNGVPSRPTQVTLADGTSFEIDHGAVTVAAITSCTNTSNPYVMVAAALVAKKAVEKGLTRKPWVKTTLAPGSKVVTDYFDKAGLTPYLDKMGFNLVGYGCTTCIGNSGPLDEEISKAINEHDLAVTSVLSGNRNFEGRINPDVKMNYLASPPLVVAYAIAGSMKVDITKDAIGTDTEGKPVFLQDIWPSEAEVNDVVANAIGEDMFSKSYQDVFAGDAQWQALSIPTGNTFEWDPQSTYVRKPPYFEGMTMETTPVSDIAGARVLAKLGDSVTTDHISPAGAIKADTPAGKYLTEHGVERRDFNSYGSRRGNHEVMIRGTFANIRLRNQIAPGTEGGFTRDFTVEGAPVSFIYDASQNYQAAGIPLVILAGKEYGSGSSRDWAAKGTALLGVKAVIAESYERIHRSNLIGMGVLPLQFPEGATAASLGLTGEETFSFTGVEELNNGTTPRTVKVTTDTGVEFDAVVRIDTPGEADYYRNGGIMQFVLRNLIRG from the coding sequence GTGTCGGCGAACAGCTTCGACGCCCGCAGCACGCTGCAGGTGGGCGACGAGTCGTACGAGATCTTCAAGCTGGACAAGGTCGAGGGCTCCGCCCGCCTTCCCTACAGCCTGAAGGTCCTGCTGGAGAACCTGCTTCGCACCGAGGACGGCGCGAACATCACCGCCGACCACATCCGGTCGCTCGGTAACTGGGACTCGCAGGCCCAGCCCAGCGAGGAGATCCAGTTCACGCCGGCCCGCGTGATCATGCAGGACTTCACCGGCGTCCCCTGCGTGGTGGACCTCGCCACCATGCGTGAGGCCGTGAAGGCGCTCGGCGGCGACCCGGCGAAGATCAACCCGCTCTCGCCCGCCGAGATGGTCATCGACCACTCGGTCATCGCCGACAAGTTCGGCACGAAGGACGCCTTCGCGCAGAACGTCGAGCTGGAGTACGGCCGCAACAAGGAGCGCTACCAGTTCCTGCGCTGGGGCCAGACCGCCTTCGACGACTTCAAGGTCGTCCCCCCGGGCACCGGCATCGTCCACCAGGTCAACATCGAGCACCTGGCCCGCACGGTCATGGTCCGCAACGGCCAGGCGTACCCCGACACCCTCGTCGGCACCGACTCGCACACCACCATGGTCAACGGCCTCGGCGTGCTGGGCTGGGGCGTCGGCGGCATCGAGGCCGAGGCCGCGATGCTCGGCCAGCCGGTCTCCATGCTGATCCCGCGCGTCGTGGGCTTCAAGCTGACCGGCGAGCTGCCCACCGGCACCACCGCCACCGACCTCGTGCTGACCATCACCGAGATGCTGCGCAAGCACGGCGTCGTCGGCAAGTTCGTCGAGTTCTACGGTGAGGGCGTCGCCGCCACCTCCCTCGCGAACCGCGCCACCATCGGCAACATGTCGCCGGAGTTCGGCTCCACCGCCGCGATCTTCCCGATCGACGACGAGACCCTGAAGTACCTGCGCCTGACCGGCCGCGACGCCCAGCAGGTCGCGCTCGTCGAGGCGTACGCCAAGGAGCAGGGCCTGTGGCTGGACCCGGCCGCCGAGCCGGACTTCTCCGAGAAGCTGGAGCTCGACCTCTCCACGGTCGTCCCCTCCATCGCCGGCCCGAAGCGCCCGCAGGACCGCATCGTCCTCGCCAACGCCGCCCAGCAGTTCGCGCAGGACGTGCGCAACTACGTCGAGGACGACGACGAGGCGGGCAAGGAGTCCTTCCCGGCCTCCGACGCCCCGGCCGCCACCAACGGCGTGCCGAGCCGCCCGACCCAGGTCACCCTGGCCGACGGCACCTCCTTCGAGATCGACCACGGCGCCGTCACCGTCGCCGCGATCACCTCCTGCACCAACACCTCGAACCCCTACGTCATGGTCGCCGCGGCGCTCGTGGCCAAGAAGGCGGTCGAGAAGGGCCTGACCCGCAAGCCGTGGGTCAAGACCACCCTGGCCCCGGGCTCGAAGGTCGTCACCGACTACTTCGACAAGGCCGGCCTGACCCCGTACCTCGACAAGATGGGCTTCAACCTCGTCGGGTACGGCTGCACCACCTGCATCGGCAACTCCGGTCCGCTGGACGAGGAGATCTCGAAGGCGATCAACGAGCACGACCTCGCGGTCACCTCGGTCCTCTCGGGCAACCGCAACTTCGAGGGCCGCATCAACCCCGACGTCAAGATGAACTACCTGGCCTCCCCGCCGCTGGTCGTCGCGTACGCCATCGCGGGCTCCATGAAGGTGGACATCACCAAGGACGCCATCGGCACCGACACCGAGGGCAAGCCGGTCTTCCTCCAGGACATCTGGCCGTCCGAGGCCGAGGTCAACGACGTCGTGGCGAACGCCATCGGCGAGGACATGTTCAGCAAGTCCTACCAGGACGTCTTCGCGGGCGACGCCCAGTGGCAGGCGCTGTCGATCCCGACCGGCAACACCTTCGAGTGGGACCCGCAGTCCACCTACGTCCGCAAGCCCCCTTACTTCGAGGGCATGACGATGGAGACCACCCCGGTCTCCGACATCGCCGGCGCGCGCGTGCTGGCGAAGCTGGGCGACTCGGTCACCACCGACCACATCTCCCCGGCCGGTGCGATCAAGGCCGACACCCCGGCCGGCAAGTACCTCACCGAGCACGGTGTGGAGCGCCGCGACTTCAACTCGTACGGTTCCCGCCGCGGCAACCACGAGGTCATGATCCGCGGTACCTTCGCCAACATCCGCCTGCGCAACCAGATCGCGCCGGGCACCGAGGGCGGCTTCACCCGCGACTTCACGGTCGAGGGCGCGCCGGTCTCCTTCATCTACGACGCCTCGCAGAACTACCAGGCCGCCGGCATCCCGCTGGTCATCCTGGCGGGCAAGGAGTACGGCTCCGGCTCGTCCCGTGACTGGGCGGCCAAGGGCACCGCGCTGCTCGGCGTCAAGGCCGTCATCGCCGAGTCCTACGAGCGCATCCACCGCTCCAACCTGATCGGCATGGGCGTCCTGCCGCTCCAGTTCCCGGAGGGTGCCACCGCGGCCTCGCTGGGTCTGACCGGCGAGGAGACCTTCTCCTTCACCGGTGTGGAGGAGCTGAACAACGGCACCACCCCGCGCACGGTCAAGGTGACCACCGACACCGGTGTGGAGTTCGACGCGGTCGTCCGCATCGACACGCCGGGTGAGGCGGACTACTACCGCAACGGCGGCATCATGCAGTTCGTGCTCCGGAACCTCATCCGCGGCTGA
- a CDS encoding LacI family DNA-binding transcriptional regulator, which yields MPEHPPAPGPTLADIARAAEVSTATVSHALNGTGRLGESTRRRVREVAGALGYGARRGPRTRCLGVAVTTYAGDAWDFVRIAYFSRWLTAATSAAHAHGYALTTLPADRGAEPLWHTLAVDGMLLLDSPAGDPVLRALRARGLPVVFDGRPPDPWPGDVWVDNDHTATTREVLGHLAASGARRIALHSGYGREFYTGAVTSAYEQWCAERGLAPLLVPFDPDDAAGHAFDSAFTGPDRPDAVYCVYDPGGRQVLAAAARHGLRTPGVGGAPAAPGTPGTPGTPGTPGGPGPGGLLLVCASEDPAYAETEPAVTTVTLNPERIAASAVSVLVNLIESGHAESPGQLTVPAGLRVRASSLPPDMY from the coding sequence GTGCCAGAGCACCCACCCGCGCCGGGACCGACCCTCGCCGACATCGCGCGCGCCGCCGAGGTCTCCACCGCGACCGTCTCGCACGCGCTCAACGGCACCGGCCGCCTCGGCGAGTCCACCCGGCGACGGGTCCGCGAGGTGGCGGGCGCGCTCGGCTACGGAGCCCGCCGCGGCCCGCGCACCCGCTGCCTCGGTGTCGCGGTGACCACGTACGCGGGGGACGCCTGGGACTTCGTGCGCATCGCCTACTTCTCCCGCTGGCTCACCGCCGCGACCTCGGCCGCGCACGCGCACGGGTACGCCCTGACCACCCTGCCCGCCGACCGGGGCGCCGAGCCCCTGTGGCACACGCTCGCCGTGGACGGGATGCTGCTCCTCGACAGCCCGGCCGGCGACCCGGTGCTGCGGGCCCTGCGGGCGCGGGGTCTGCCGGTGGTCTTCGACGGGCGGCCGCCCGACCCCTGGCCGGGGGACGTGTGGGTGGACAACGACCACACCGCCACCACGCGGGAGGTGCTCGGCCACCTCGCGGCGTCAGGGGCCCGGCGGATCGCACTGCACTCGGGCTACGGCCGGGAGTTCTACACCGGGGCCGTCACCTCGGCCTACGAACAGTGGTGCGCGGAGCGCGGCCTGGCTCCGCTCCTGGTCCCCTTCGATCCGGACGACGCGGCGGGGCACGCTTTCGACTCCGCCTTCACCGGGCCGGACCGCCCCGACGCCGTCTACTGCGTGTACGACCCGGGGGGCCGTCAGGTGCTGGCCGCCGCCGCGCGCCACGGCCTGCGTACGCCCGGCGTAGGGGGAGCACCCGCAGCCCCCGGCACGCCCGGCACGCCCGGCACGCCCGGCACGCCCGGCGGCCCGGGGCCGGGTGGGCTGCTGCTCGTCTGCGCCAGCGAGGATCCGGCGTACGCCGAGACCGAACCCGCCGTGACCACCGTCACCCTGAATCCGGAGCGGATCGCCGCTTCGGCGGTGTCTGTCCTGGTCAACCTGATCGAATCCGGGCATGCGGAATCTCCTGGTCAGCTGACGGTCCCGGCGGGACTGCGGGTGCGCGCCTCGTCCCTCCCCCCGGACATGTACTAG